Proteins co-encoded in one Diaminobutyricimonas sp. LJ205 genomic window:
- a CDS encoding glycosyltransferase family 39 protein has protein sequence MAVGLGVAGAAVAAIGSWNPSFWGDEAASVMSATRPLSSLLPMLVNIDAVHGAYYLFLHGWILLFGASEFATRLPSALAAGITVAGVTLLAARLNGTRVALFAGITCAVLPRLTLMGTETRPYAISAACAVWLTLLFVRLIDDGMPPLRRGWLLYGIGVALSIYAFLYLALMLLVHLIILLSVTRSRSTLRSFARAAGIGLAIALPVIVLAIIQRNQVSFLENTTQTRIDRLLVEQWFGNDWFAALAWLLIAAVIGAGVSSARDRSWFLAPRHPPDLLLVAFCWLFVPWVVLLLLHSVIPLYSMRYLTFTAPAAALLIGMAVAIPSRRFASWLLVAAVIGTSLPSWVQQREPHAKNGSDWRQVAATIGASASTGDAVLFQDQLRSSLKARSAWHLYPDHFAGLHDVLLDQPYHRTTWLWDDTHRINELPDRITGIDRVWVVNDRGSRWAIEELEQLDFSVVRSRELHRTTIHELIRSTD, from the coding sequence TTGGCCGTTGGGCTCGGTGTTGCTGGTGCCGCGGTAGCTGCGATCGGCTCGTGGAATCCGTCGTTCTGGGGCGACGAAGCGGCGAGCGTGATGTCGGCCACGCGGCCCCTGTCGTCGCTTCTGCCAATGCTGGTCAACATCGACGCCGTACACGGCGCCTACTACCTGTTCCTGCATGGTTGGATCCTCCTCTTCGGAGCGTCCGAGTTCGCCACTCGATTGCCCAGTGCGCTCGCCGCCGGCATCACCGTGGCGGGAGTCACCTTGCTGGCGGCACGGTTGAACGGGACCCGGGTCGCCCTGTTCGCCGGCATTACCTGTGCCGTGCTGCCTCGCCTGACACTGATGGGCACCGAAACACGCCCATACGCCATCTCCGCGGCCTGCGCAGTCTGGTTGACCCTGCTGTTCGTGCGACTCATCGACGACGGGATGCCCCCACTCCGGCGGGGCTGGCTGCTCTATGGCATCGGCGTTGCGTTGAGCATCTACGCATTCCTCTATCTCGCCCTCATGCTCCTCGTGCACCTGATCATCTTGCTGTCCGTGACCCGCTCCCGGTCGACGCTTCGCTCCTTCGCTCGCGCGGCAGGCATTGGCTTGGCGATCGCTTTGCCGGTGATCGTGCTCGCCATCATCCAGCGCAATCAGGTTTCGTTCCTCGAGAACACGACGCAAACGCGCATCGACCGGCTGCTGGTCGAACAGTGGTTCGGCAATGACTGGTTTGCCGCGCTTGCGTGGCTGCTGATCGCCGCAGTGATCGGAGCGGGGGTCAGCTCCGCGCGAGATCGCAGCTGGTTCCTGGCTCCCAGACATCCGCCCGACCTGCTTCTCGTCGCCTTCTGCTGGCTGTTCGTGCCGTGGGTCGTTCTGCTGCTGCTCCATTCGGTGATTCCGCTGTACTCGATGAGGTATCTGACGTTTACGGCTCCGGCGGCGGCCCTCCTGATCGGGATGGCTGTCGCCATCCCGTCCCGCAGGTTTGCTTCCTGGCTGCTCGTTGCGGCCGTCATCGGCACCTCGCTTCCGTCGTGGGTGCAGCAGCGCGAGCCGCATGCGAAGAACGGGAGCGACTGGAGGCAGGTGGCAGCCACCATCGGGGCATCCGCGTCCACCGGCGATGCAGTGCTCTTCCAGGACCAGCTCCGATCATCGCTCAAGGCCCGCTCAGCGTGGCATCTGTATCCCGACCACTTCGCCGGCCTGCACGATGTGCTGCTGGACCAGCCCTACCACCGCACCACCTGGCTCTGGGATGACACGCACCGAATCAACGAACTGCCCGACCGGATCACCGGGATCGATCGCGTGTGGGTGGTCAACGACCGAGGCTCCCGATGGGCCATCGAGGAACTTGAGCAGCTGGACTTCAGCGTTGTCCGCAGCCGCGAGCTGCACCGCACCACGATTCATGAGCTGATCAGGAGCACTGACTAG
- a CDS encoding bifunctional salicylyl-CoA 5-hydroxylase/oxidoreductase, with the protein MKVAVVGGGPGGLYLASLLKQLDPAHEITIWERNAPDDTFGFGVVFSDETLGGIENADTVIFDGMQQQFARWSDIDIHFGGTKQTVGGQGFAAMSRKDLLLLLQQRVHDLGVHVRFRTEAPNVAELAATHDLVVAADGLNSRVRNQYATAFEPSLDTRKSKFIWLGIDRAFEAFTFIVKRTEWGLMQVHGYPYSATESTFIVELHEDVWRRAGFDASEFEAFAPGVSDERSVERIREIFAQELGDATLLTNNSKWINFTTVRNERWSHNNIVLLGDAAHTAHFSIGSGTKLAMEDALALAATLHEQPDVMSALASYERERRPVVVSTQRAAQASLEWFENIGQYANQDPLQFSFNLLTRSRRITFDNLALRDKAFARAVQAGFAELVGGYPDTPALFQSHKIGGKLELKNRIVVSAMDMYSAVDGLPGDFHLVHLGSKAIGGAGLVMTEMIAPSEAGRISLGDAGLYTDEQAAAWRRIVDFVHTNTSAKIGAQLGHSGRKGSTKRMWEGMDDPLNEGGWETLAPSAVPYGPESIPPRAMTREDLVRIRNEHVAATRRAADAGFDLLELHVAHGYLLSSFLSPISNRRPDEYGGSLENRLRYPLEVFDAVRAAWPPDKPLIVRLSAHDWLPGGNTDEDAVEIAAAFIAHGADGIDVSSGQIAKAEKPAFGRSYQTPFADKIRNRVAHATGVTVIAVGAISSYDDVNSILLAGRADLVALGRTHLWDPQWTLHAAAHLDYHGSAAQWIAPFRAGSRKPPAARTDGVRPRLELLRTEVPNPETTHTRWIGGLVTSVQDKEPVAV; encoded by the coding sequence GTGAAAGTTGCAGTAGTTGGCGGCGGGCCGGGGGGCCTGTACTTGGCATCCCTGCTCAAGCAGCTCGACCCTGCCCACGAGATCACGATATGGGAGCGCAACGCTCCGGACGATACTTTCGGGTTTGGCGTCGTCTTCAGCGATGAGACTCTCGGTGGCATCGAGAATGCCGACACGGTGATCTTTGATGGAATGCAGCAGCAGTTCGCGCGTTGGAGCGACATCGACATTCACTTCGGCGGTACTAAGCAAACGGTCGGGGGACAGGGTTTCGCCGCAATGAGCAGGAAGGACCTGCTGCTGCTACTGCAGCAGCGCGTCCACGACCTGGGCGTCCATGTCAGATTCCGAACTGAGGCGCCAAACGTTGCGGAACTCGCGGCAACCCACGATCTGGTCGTGGCAGCCGACGGGCTGAACTCGCGCGTTCGGAATCAATATGCGACCGCATTTGAGCCCTCCTTGGACACTCGCAAGTCGAAGTTCATCTGGCTCGGCATAGACCGCGCGTTCGAAGCATTCACGTTCATCGTCAAGCGAACGGAATGGGGCCTGATGCAGGTCCACGGCTACCCGTACTCGGCGACCGAGAGCACCTTCATCGTCGAACTCCACGAAGACGTCTGGCGCCGAGCGGGATTCGACGCCAGCGAGTTCGAGGCGTTCGCCCCGGGGGTGAGCGACGAGCGTTCAGTGGAGAGGATCCGTGAGATTTTCGCGCAGGAGCTTGGAGACGCGACGCTACTCACCAACAACTCAAAGTGGATCAACTTTACGACCGTCCGGAACGAGCGATGGAGCCACAACAACATCGTGCTGCTTGGGGATGCAGCCCATACCGCGCACTTCTCCATCGGCTCCGGTACGAAGCTCGCAATGGAGGACGCACTCGCGCTCGCTGCAACGCTTCACGAACAGCCTGACGTGATGTCCGCGCTCGCTTCCTACGAGCGGGAGCGGCGGCCAGTGGTCGTCTCCACTCAACGTGCCGCTCAAGCTTCATTGGAGTGGTTTGAGAATATCGGGCAGTACGCGAATCAGGATCCCCTGCAATTCTCGTTCAACCTCCTCACTCGCTCGCGGCGCATCACATTCGATAACCTTGCCCTCCGAGACAAGGCATTTGCGCGCGCCGTCCAAGCTGGATTCGCTGAGTTAGTCGGTGGATACCCGGATACTCCAGCGCTGTTCCAGTCTCACAAGATCGGCGGCAAGCTCGAACTAAAGAATCGCATCGTCGTATCAGCGATGGACATGTACTCCGCCGTCGACGGTCTTCCCGGGGACTTTCATCTCGTGCATCTCGGAAGCAAGGCGATCGGCGGCGCGGGCCTGGTGATGACTGAGATGATCGCCCCATCAGAAGCCGGTCGTATCTCACTCGGAGATGCGGGCCTCTATACCGACGAACAAGCAGCCGCATGGCGCCGCATTGTCGACTTCGTGCACACGAATACCTCGGCGAAAATAGGTGCTCAGCTCGGCCACTCGGGCCGGAAGGGTTCCACCAAGCGCATGTGGGAGGGTATGGATGACCCTCTAAATGAGGGCGGTTGGGAGACTTTAGCGCCGTCCGCAGTTCCGTACGGTCCCGAGAGCATTCCGCCGCGTGCGATGACACGTGAAGACCTTGTCCGCATTCGGAACGAACACGTCGCTGCAACACGCCGCGCAGCCGACGCAGGGTTTGACCTCCTGGAGTTGCACGTTGCGCACGGGTACCTGCTTTCATCGTTTCTATCGCCCATCTCTAATCGCCGTCCAGACGAGTACGGCGGCAGTCTGGAAAATCGTCTGCGTTACCCCCTCGAAGTGTTCGACGCCGTGCGCGCGGCTTGGCCCCCCGATAAGCCCCTGATCGTGCGTCTGTCCGCCCATGATTGGCTTCCCGGCGGGAACACGGATGAGGACGCTGTGGAGATCGCGGCGGCCTTCATCGCTCACGGCGCTGACGGGATCGACGTTTCATCTGGCCAGATCGCTAAGGCTGAGAAGCCCGCTTTTGGTCGTAGTTATCAAACCCCTTTCGCAGACAAGATCCGCAACAGGGTTGCTCATGCCACAGGTGTCACGGTGATCGCCGTCGGCGCCATATCGTCTTACGACGATGTCAACTCGATCCTTCTCGCCGGCCGAGCCGACCTTGTTGCGCTGGGGCGCACACACCTGTGGGACCCCCAATGGACTCTGCACGCGGCCGCCCATCTGGATTACCACGGATCCGCCGCACAGTGGATCGCACCGTTTCGCGCTGGCTCGCGCAAGCCTCCGGCGGCTCGGACAGACGGGGTGCGGCCCCGGCTCGAGCTACTCAGAACCGAGGTGCCTAATCCCGAAACCACTCACACGCGCTGGATCGGAGGGCTTGTGACGTCCGTGCAGGACAAGGAGCCGGTCGCGGTCTGA
- a CDS encoding AMP-binding protein → MPLTPSAHLDTFARDNLPPEHLWPTLEFTLPELQYPERLNAADFLLDHTVARFGPDQVALRAPVDQDWGMPEDQGNVWTYGELQNRVNQVARLLTEDYGIVPGNRVLLRIPNNPWAVITWLAVVKAGAIAVTTMVAWRHTEISKVAERTRPSLAVADHRFASELEGSIGSDVSVVILGGLDDQLIGASATKLRDFVAVETAADDVVLLGSTSGTTGEPKITAHFHRDILAIADTFAHHTLGIRPDDVIAGSPPLAFTFGLGGLVIFPMRFGASTFLIERTSPAALADAIEHEGVNVLFTAPTGYRTMLKEGREAALGKLRVGVSAGEHLPKETFDAVEQACGLRLIDGIGATEMLHVFISASGDDIRPGATGKAVPGFRAMVLDDDGKELAAGELGRLAVIGPTGCRYLADDRQSAYVQNGWNITGDTYRRDEDGYFTYAARSDDMIVASGYNVGAPEVEAVIDTHPSVIESAVVARPDPDKGAIVSAFVVLHPGVPEDDLIRESIQQTVRANLAPYKIPRRIDFVDVLPRNPSGKLQRFPLRQRAQQEAAALIQVSEGTTQ, encoded by the coding sequence ATGCCGCTGACGCCATCCGCTCACCTCGACACCTTTGCGCGTGACAACCTGCCGCCGGAGCACCTCTGGCCGACCTTGGAGTTCACTCTGCCCGAACTTCAGTACCCTGAGCGGCTCAACGCCGCTGATTTCCTTCTCGATCACACGGTGGCACGATTCGGACCCGATCAAGTAGCACTGCGGGCGCCAGTAGATCAGGACTGGGGCATGCCTGAGGACCAGGGCAATGTCTGGACCTACGGCGAACTCCAGAACCGCGTGAACCAAGTAGCCCGTCTGCTTACCGAGGACTACGGGATTGTGCCGGGCAATCGGGTATTGCTGCGGATTCCCAATAATCCGTGGGCGGTGATCACCTGGTTGGCCGTAGTCAAGGCCGGCGCCATTGCCGTCACCACCATGGTTGCATGGCGGCATACCGAGATAAGCAAGGTCGCGGAACGGACCCGCCCGAGCCTCGCCGTCGCGGACCACCGCTTCGCCTCCGAACTCGAGGGATCAATCGGCTCGGATGTGTCAGTCGTGATCCTCGGCGGTTTGGACGACCAGCTTATCGGCGCTTCGGCCACGAAACTCCGAGATTTTGTCGCCGTAGAGACCGCTGCCGACGACGTTGTATTGCTGGGTTCCACCTCGGGAACTACAGGTGAGCCGAAGATCACGGCGCACTTTCACCGCGACATCCTGGCCATTGCCGACACGTTCGCTCACCACACTCTTGGCATCCGTCCCGATGACGTGATCGCAGGATCCCCGCCGCTCGCGTTCACGTTCGGGCTGGGCGGTCTAGTGATCTTCCCAATGCGGTTTGGAGCCTCGACCTTCCTCATAGAGAGGACCAGTCCAGCCGCCCTCGCTGACGCCATCGAACACGAAGGAGTGAACGTGCTGTTTACCGCCCCCACCGGCTATCGGACGATGCTCAAGGAGGGACGCGAGGCCGCTCTGGGTAAGTTACGGGTGGGGGTTTCGGCAGGTGAGCACTTGCCGAAGGAGACGTTTGACGCAGTCGAGCAGGCGTGCGGACTGCGCCTGATCGATGGCATCGGCGCGACCGAGATGCTCCACGTGTTCATTTCCGCTTCCGGAGACGACATTCGCCCCGGCGCTACCGGTAAGGCCGTCCCCGGGTTTCGAGCAATGGTGCTGGATGACGACGGCAAGGAACTGGCGGCCGGTGAATTGGGACGGCTTGCCGTGATCGGTCCGACGGGCTGCCGTTACCTTGCCGACGACCGTCAGAGCGCCTACGTCCAGAACGGCTGGAACATCACGGGTGATACCTATCGTCGCGACGAAGACGGCTATTTTACCTATGCAGCCCGTTCGGACGACATGATTGTCGCGTCAGGTTACAACGTCGGAGCCCCCGAGGTTGAGGCGGTGATCGACACGCACCCGAGCGTGATCGAATCGGCTGTTGTTGCGCGCCCCGACCCGGACAAGGGTGCAATCGTGAGCGCCTTCGTGGTTCTTCATCCGGGCGTGCCGGAGGACGACCTCATCCGCGAGTCGATTCAGCAGACGGTGCGCGCGAACCTCGCGCCATACAAAATCCCGCGTCGGATTGATTTCGTCGATGTGCTGCCGCGCAACCCCAGCGGAAAGCTTCAGCGATTTCCCCTGCGCCAGCGCGCGCAACAAGAGGCGGCTGCCCTTATCCAGGTATCGGAAGGAACGACACAGTGA
- a CDS encoding acyl-CoA thioesterase II, with translation MTTSQVGADLTAARFLQAVSLTEVEAQVFDRAFTALPQYVPWPKAYGGDMVAQAAAAAMATVGEDRNLHSLHSAFLRPVEIGAEVRYEVELLRDGRAYSTRHVRGYQSDKPVFVTTASFQVPEEGPKYSPQMPDVPAPEDVPSSAEYLGAVRGDAAAYWSAGRSFDLRHVPGPVYLAVEGEASPHQAVWVRAFSDLPDDMHIHRLATSYVCDYTILEPSLRVLGLNWSSPGLTTASLDHAMWFHGDSRADDWLLYVQEAVGVQNGRGLNFGRFFARSGALVATVAQEGLIRQY, from the coding sequence ATGACGACCTCACAAGTTGGTGCTGACCTAACAGCGGCCCGGTTCTTGCAGGCGGTGTCGCTCACCGAGGTTGAAGCGCAGGTGTTTGATCGCGCCTTCACTGCCCTTCCGCAGTATGTCCCTTGGCCGAAGGCCTACGGCGGAGACATGGTCGCGCAGGCCGCTGCCGCCGCGATGGCTACGGTCGGAGAAGACCGAAACTTGCACTCCCTGCACAGTGCGTTCCTGCGTCCGGTTGAGATCGGTGCTGAGGTGCGCTATGAAGTCGAACTTCTCCGGGACGGCCGCGCGTACTCGACCCGACACGTTCGAGGCTACCAATCCGACAAACCCGTATTCGTTACCACCGCGTCGTTTCAGGTTCCGGAGGAAGGTCCAAAGTATTCTCCCCAGATGCCCGACGTGCCGGCGCCGGAAGATGTACCGAGTTCGGCCGAGTACCTTGGCGCTGTCCGAGGCGATGCGGCTGCATACTGGTCGGCCGGCCGGAGCTTCGATCTCAGGCACGTCCCCGGTCCCGTCTATCTCGCGGTGGAGGGGGAGGCATCGCCACACCAAGCCGTCTGGGTTCGGGCGTTCAGTGATCTTCCCGATGACATGCACATTCACCGCCTCGCCACAAGCTACGTGTGCGATTACACGATCCTCGAACCGTCGCTTCGGGTTCTCGGCCTGAACTGGTCCTCACCCGGCCTGACAACTGCAAGCCTCGACCACGCGATGTGGTTTCACGGCGACTCGCGCGCCGACGACTGGCTTCTCTATGTCCAGGAAGCTGTGGGCGTCCAGAACGGGCGCGGCCTCAATTTTGGTCGCTTCTTCGCACGTTCGGGTGCACTCGTGGCCACCGTGGCGCAAGAGGGCCTAATTCGACAGTACTGA
- a CDS encoding RidA family protein, with protein MSRKIVNPPALAKPIGFAHGVAAGPFVYLGGQTALDAEGRIVPGGIVEQFERAFSNVLTTLREAGGESSDLVDVTIYLTDVDDYQRNGREIGRKWREMAGTDYPAMAGIGVTRLWQQEALIEIQAVAYIADGASDG; from the coding sequence ATGTCCCGCAAGATCGTGAACCCACCAGCGCTAGCGAAGCCGATCGGCTTCGCCCATGGCGTAGCGGCGGGTCCGTTTGTCTACCTCGGAGGCCAGACCGCTCTCGACGCGGAAGGTCGAATCGTCCCTGGCGGAATCGTCGAACAGTTTGAACGCGCGTTCAGCAACGTTCTGACCACACTTCGTGAGGCCGGGGGCGAATCGTCGGACCTCGTCGATGTGACGATCTACCTCACGGATGTGGATGACTACCAACGCAATGGGCGAGAGATTGGTCGTAAGTGGCGGGAGATGGCCGGCACCGACTACCCCGCGATGGCGGGCATTGGTGTCACGAGGCTCTGGCAGCAAGAAGCATTGATCGAGATCCAAGCCGTCGCGTACATCGCGGACGGTGCTTCCGATGGATAG
- a CDS encoding PaaX family transcriptional regulator C-terminal domain-containing protein produces the protein MLSITGLYVRRLGGWIAAADLVAMATYAGLSEPLARTAVTRLGKGGILVKEKREGIAGYALTPQSERLFDRGDQRIFEVRVMHPDDPWCVISFSLPETLRADRAQLRRRLSRIGCGTVSPALWICPDYLREEVLDILDDLEIRKFAVLFRSDLPTVDGAIEDSIAQWWDLPRIAERHAEFAIRAEQLLEGSPPGDAEAFRRYVNCIDAWRAISYVDPGLPFELLPSNWPGKATVPYFRSFSERYADRAWDFAAELTSRERASAR, from the coding sequence GTGCTCAGCATCACCGGCCTTTATGTACGTCGGCTCGGTGGATGGATTGCGGCCGCGGATCTCGTGGCTATGGCCACGTACGCAGGACTTTCAGAACCCCTGGCTCGCACGGCCGTAACACGCTTGGGCAAGGGCGGGATTCTTGTGAAAGAAAAGCGCGAGGGGATAGCAGGGTACGCGCTCACCCCGCAGTCTGAGCGTCTCTTTGATCGAGGCGATCAGCGTATCTTCGAGGTCAGGGTGATGCACCCGGACGATCCGTGGTGCGTTATCTCCTTCTCGCTGCCTGAAACGCTTCGAGCTGATCGCGCCCAGCTGCGACGTAGGCTGTCGCGTATCGGCTGCGGCACAGTATCCCCAGCACTTTGGATCTGCCCGGACTATCTCCGCGAGGAGGTCCTGGACATCCTCGATGACCTCGAAATTCGGAAGTTCGCGGTTCTGTTTCGATCGGATCTGCCGACCGTCGACGGAGCTATCGAAGATTCGATCGCCCAATGGTGGGATCTCCCGCGTATTGCCGAGCGACACGCAGAATTCGCCATCCGGGCGGAGCAATTACTGGAAGGATCGCCCCCCGGCGACGCCGAGGCGTTTCGCCGCTACGTCAACTGCATCGACGCTTGGCGCGCGATCTCTTATGTTGATCCCGGTCTCCCCTTCGAGTTGCTCCCGAGCAATTGGCCCGGGAAGGCGACGGTTCCCTATTTCCGGTCGTTCTCGGAACGCTATGCCGACCGAGCTTGGGACTTCGCAGCCGAGCTCACTTCGCGGGAGCGTGCGAGCGCTCGTTAG
- a CDS encoding amidohydrolase has protein sequence MSAMSDVGQAEAYILHGGSIHPMGDDHGVHSAILVQDGRVQAIGDIDEVRTAAGRSTLEIDLEGRSVIPGLVDTHPHALHYGVKDASVVDISEAADYDEIIALIAAHARTVPPGTWIRATPIGDRRYYVKRTYRDLKERTMPDRHVLDRASAEHPIVIEATAPRTPNICSMNSMALQLLGLNDRMPERVADVWVDKDHAGRLTGIFRGSVTFDFNLDPYWGQILSKIPRAQLSHAEQLDGVRSALRSQNALGVTTIYEPHYMTVPQLELYRELHRNAELTVRVAGALQDEMRDVLRQPFTTAEYVEFLQELAVELGPGDEWLRFDSLATGWGGMIWGGTSPTIEPYSDPYGNPTKGAHFVSFEKARSFIEFCADQGIHAVLHDGGGVTDAIFEVLEQPRVVEAIRRHGWLIAHAPVVTPRTMERYAALGVKATTSVGFTWSHGDMYVERIGEHLLADATPLARWRDAGIPTAHGTDWGPGQPFMHIQLAERLELAGSGRKLTTEHHSLSRREAIAAWTSVGADVLRWPDIGSLRQGAFADLAVLDRDPFECEVDEVGTIAVTTTIVGGKVVYEA, from the coding sequence ATGAGTGCAATGTCCGACGTTGGTCAGGCTGAAGCGTACATACTGCATGGCGGATCGATTCACCCGATGGGAGACGACCACGGAGTTCACTCCGCGATCCTCGTCCAGGACGGGCGGGTCCAGGCAATCGGCGACATCGACGAGGTCCGAACTGCCGCAGGCAGGTCGACGCTCGAGATCGACCTTGAAGGCCGTTCGGTAATTCCGGGCCTCGTGGACACGCATCCGCATGCCCTTCACTACGGCGTGAAGGATGCCAGCGTCGTCGACATCTCCGAAGCGGCCGATTACGACGAGATCATCGCCCTCATCGCCGCCCACGCTCGCACCGTGCCGCCGGGAACCTGGATTCGAGCGACGCCAATCGGCGACCGCCGCTACTACGTGAAGCGCACCTACCGCGATCTCAAAGAACGAACCATGCCCGATCGTCATGTGCTCGACCGAGCGTCGGCTGAGCACCCGATCGTGATCGAGGCGACCGCGCCACGGACCCCGAACATCTGCTCAATGAACTCCATGGCGCTGCAGCTGCTCGGGCTGAACGATCGGATGCCGGAACGAGTCGCCGACGTCTGGGTCGACAAGGATCACGCCGGCCGGCTCACCGGGATCTTCCGAGGATCCGTGACGTTCGACTTCAACCTGGACCCGTATTGGGGACAGATCTTGTCGAAGATCCCCAGGGCGCAGCTCTCACATGCCGAGCAACTCGACGGGGTTCGCAGCGCCCTGCGCTCGCAGAACGCCCTTGGCGTGACCACGATCTATGAACCGCACTACATGACTGTTCCGCAGCTCGAGCTCTATCGTGAGCTTCATCGCAATGCCGAGCTCACGGTACGGGTGGCTGGCGCCCTGCAAGACGAGATGCGCGATGTCCTTCGTCAACCGTTCACGACGGCGGAGTACGTGGAGTTCCTGCAGGAGCTCGCGGTCGAACTCGGCCCTGGCGACGAATGGCTGCGCTTCGACTCGCTCGCCACCGGCTGGGGCGGCATGATCTGGGGCGGCACTTCGCCGACCATCGAGCCATACTCCGATCCCTACGGCAACCCCACCAAGGGTGCGCATTTCGTGTCCTTCGAGAAGGCTCGCTCGTTCATCGAATTCTGTGCAGACCAGGGCATTCACGCGGTTCTGCATGATGGCGGTGGCGTGACCGACGCGATTTTCGAGGTTCTCGAGCAACCTCGGGTTGTAGAGGCGATTCGCCGGCACGGCTGGCTCATCGCGCACGCGCCCGTCGTCACTCCGCGCACGATGGAACGGTACGCAGCGCTGGGAGTGAAGGCAACCACCTCTGTCGGCTTCACCTGGTCGCACGGCGACATGTACGTCGAGCGGATCGGCGAACACCTTCTGGCGGATGCCACGCCGCTGGCGAGGTGGCGCGACGCCGGGATCCCCACCGCGCACGGTACGGACTGGGGGCCCGGGCAGCCGTTCATGCACATACAGCTGGCCGAGCGCCTCGAGCTTGCCGGATCGGGACGGAAGCTGACCACCGAGCACCACAGTCTTTCCCGGCGGGAGGCGATAGCGGCATGGACATCTGTCGGTGCCGATGTGCTGCGCTGGCCCGACATCGGCTCGCTCAGGCAGGGAGCCTTCGCCGATCTGGCGGTCCTGGATAGGGACCCCTTCGAGTGCGAGGTGGACGAAGTAGGGACGATCGCCGTCACGACGACAATCGTCGGCGGCAAGGTCGTCTACGAGGCCTGA
- a CDS encoding ABC transporter substrate-binding protein, giving the protein MKSGGIKAGALIATIALAGSLAACTTAAPAEEVDEEVTFVFPLPADPVTLNPALSPTPAVQVPASALFEPLIRITNEYELVPALAESWEVSDDGLEYTFNLRPDVTWHDGESFDADDVKFNFENIMELTSGGGVIAGALKGVEIVDDLTAVVSLQRPVGAFIEILTGQKILPEHLLADGDIVTSDYNLNPVGTGPFQFESFTTGQSLIVAKYDGYWRETGDVDKVVFPIMTDANARAAVTQSGEVDGMFAPFLGTTAIVEVLKDPLLVWENDHAGMQTIIHMNFNTDNEILANVDVRKAIYTAIDRKGISERALSGVTTEPLSMMPAGVTWAADPSVDYRKIFPYDPKDAAAELDRLGYPEGGNGERFALSLTVSAESQTAIAAAELMKSTLGEIGVTINLETMTGRSISRR; this is encoded by the coding sequence ATGAAGAGTGGCGGGATCAAGGCAGGAGCGCTGATCGCCACGATCGCGCTCGCCGGCTCGCTTGCCGCATGCACCACAGCCGCACCCGCCGAGGAAGTGGATGAGGAGGTGACCTTCGTCTTCCCGCTGCCCGCTGATCCGGTGACGCTCAACCCCGCTTTGTCACCTACGCCGGCAGTTCAGGTCCCGGCCTCCGCCCTCTTCGAGCCGCTCATTCGAATCACCAATGAGTACGAGCTCGTCCCGGCTCTTGCCGAGAGCTGGGAAGTCTCAGACGACGGCCTCGAGTACACATTCAACCTGCGCCCAGACGTCACCTGGCACGACGGCGAGTCGTTCGACGCGGACGACGTCAAGTTCAACTTCGAGAACATCATGGAACTGACCTCCGGCGGTGGAGTCATCGCCGGCGCCCTGAAAGGGGTAGAGATCGTCGACGACCTCACCGCCGTTGTTTCGCTGCAGCGGCCGGTCGGCGCCTTCATCGAGATCCTCACTGGACAGAAAATCCTTCCAGAGCACCTGCTCGCGGACGGCGACATTGTGACCTCCGACTACAACCTCAACCCGGTGGGCACTGGACCGTTCCAGTTCGAGTCGTTCACCACGGGTCAGAGCCTCATTGTGGCCAAGTACGACGGCTACTGGCGCGAGACGGGTGACGTCGACAAGGTGGTGTTCCCGATCATGACCGATGCCAACGCTCGAGCGGCGGTAACCCAGAGCGGTGAAGTCGACGGGATGTTCGCCCCGTTCCTGGGAACGACGGCGATCGTGGAGGTCTTGAAGGATCCGCTGCTCGTGTGGGAAAACGACCATGCCGGAATGCAGACCATCATCCACATGAACTTCAACACCGACAATGAGATTCTCGCGAACGTAGACGTCCGCAAGGCGATCTACACTGCGATCGATCGAAAAGGAATCAGCGAGAGAGCACTCAGCGGCGTCACCACGGAACCGCTGAGCATGATGCCCGCCGGCGTCACTTGGGCAGCAGATCCGTCGGTGGACTACCGCAAGATCTTCCCCTACGACCCCAAGGACGCAGCAGCGGAACTCGATCGGCTCGGGTACCCCGAAGGCGGCAACGGTGAACGCTTCGCGCTCTCGCTGACTGTCTCGGCCGAGTCGCAGACCGCCATTGCCGCAGCAGAACTGATGAAGTCCACCCTCGGCGAAATCGGTGTCACCATCAACCTTGAGACGATGACCGGCCGATCTATCTCGAGAAGGTGA